The sequence below is a genomic window from Escherichia marmotae.
CCCGGAATAATTTCGTACAGTCCCAGCCAGCCGAACTGTTTCCAGACGATAACCGTAAGCGCGCCAATAATCATCCCCGCCAGCGCACCGTTGCGCGTCATGCGTGACCACATTACCGAGAACAGCACGACCGGACCAAACGCCGCACCAAAACCTGCCCACGCGTAGCTCACCAGACCCAGCACGCGGTTTTCCGGGTTTGCCGCCAACGCAATGGCCACCAGCGCCACCACCAGCACCATCACGCGCCCAACCCACACCAGTTCTTTTTGGCTGGCATGTTTACGCAGAAACGCTTTGTACAGATCTTCGGTAATCGCACTGGAACATACCAGCAACTGGCAGCTTAATGTTGACATCACCGCTGCCAGAATCGCTGACAACAGAATTCCGGCAATCCACGGATTAAACAGAATTTGCGCCAGTTCGATAAATACGCGTTCAGCATTCTGGTTTACCGCACCCGCTACCGCCGGATGATCATTAAAGTAAGCAATACCAAAGAAGCCGACAGCCACCGCTCCGGCCAGGCAGAGGATCATCCAGGTCATGCTGATACGACGCGCATGGACGATGCTATGGTGGGAATCCGCTGCCATAAAACGCGCCAGAATATGCGGCTGCCCGAAGTAGCCCAGCCCCCACCCCATCAGCGAGATAATGGCGACAAAGTTCAGGCCTTTGAGCATATCAACGTTTTCAATGCTCTTTTGTTTGATCACTTCCAGCGAGTCACCAAAACCACCGACGCTGATAATCACGATCACCGGAGTGAGGATCAGCGCAAAAATCATCAGGCTGGCCTGCACGGTATCGGTCCAGCTCACCGCGAGGAAACCGCCAATAAAGGTATAAAGGATGGTCGCCGCCGCACCTGCCCACAGAGCCGTTTCGTAGCTCATGCCGAAGGTGCTTTCAAACAGACGTGCGCCAGCCACAATGCCCGAAGCACAATAAATAGTGAAAAACAGTAAAATAACCAGCGCGGAGATAATACGCAAAATACGGCTTTTATCTTCAAAGCGCCCGGTGAAATAGTCCGGCAGAGTTAAGGCGTTATTGTTGTATTCGGTATGAACACGCAACCGCCCGGCCACCAGTTTCCAGTTGATCCACGCGCCTAATGTCAGGCCAATGGCGATCCAGCTTTCTGAAATCCCGGAAAGAAATACCGCGCCCGGCAACCCCATTAATAACCAGCCGCTCATATCCGACGCACCCGCCGATAATGCCGTTACAAATGGGCCAAGACTGCGGCCACCCAAAATATAATCGTCAAAGTTTTTGGTTGATCGCCAGGCGATAAACCCAATCAATATCATGCCAAAGATATAGACACAAAACGTCACCAACATCGGTGTGCTAATAGCCATCTAAAGTCTCCAAAAAAATATTATCGGCAATGTCGAAACTTGCCGTTATATCTGCCACCGGAACGGGGTAACAGAGTTTATGTTTACCAGGGCGACCGTATCCTGCCGTAAGCGCTGGTTATTCACAATCGATTTAACACATCATTTACATCAATTTTTATTACCCAGCGATACTATTTTCCATCAGGTTGCACTCCCTCACATTTTTTGCGGTTGCACCTTTCAAAAATGTTAACTGCCGCAGAGAAAAAGTCTGCGTTACTTTTTTAATTCCTGTCATAACGATTACTTTTATTAACATTTCATTCATTTTTAAGCTTGTTACGCAGGTCACATTTAACGCAGTTGCACAAAGTTGCAACATAATGGATATTTCACGATAACGTTAAGTTGCACCTTTCAGAACAACAGGAGTAATGGCATGGGAACTACCACTATGGGGGTTAAGCTGGACGACGCGACGCGTGAGCGTATTAAGTCTGCCGCGACACGTATCGATCGCACACCACACTGGTTAATTAAGCAGGCGATTTTTTCTTATCTCGAACAACTTGAAAACAGCGATACCTTGCCGGAGCTACCTGCGCTGCTTTCTGGCGCGGCCAATGAGAGCGATGAAGCACCGAATCCGGCAGATGAACCACACCAGCCTTTCCTCGATTTTGCCGAGCAAATTTTGCCGCAGTCGGTTTCCCGCGCCGCCATCACCGCCGCGTATCGCCGCCCGGAAACAGAAGCTGTTTCCATGTTACTGGAACAAGCTCGTCTGCCACAGCCGGTTGCTGAACAGGCGCATAAACTGGCATATCAACTGGCGGATAAACTGCGTAACCAAAAAAACGCCAGTGGTCGCGCTGGCATGGTTCAGGGGCTATTGCAGGAGTTTTCGCTGTCATCACAGGAAGGTGTAGCGCTGATGTGTCTGGCAGAAGCGTTACTGCGTATCCCCGATAAAGCCACCCGTGACGCCTTAATTCGCGACAAAATCAGCAATGGTAACTGGCAGTCACATATTGGTCGTAGCCCGTCGCTGTTTGTTAATGCCTCCACCTGGGGGCTACTTTTTACCGGTAAACTGGTTTCTACCCATAACGAAGCCAGCCTCTCCCGTTCGCTGAACCGCATTATCGGTAAGAGCGGTGAACCACTGATCCGCAAAGGTGTGGATATGGCGATGCGTCTGATGGGTGAACAGTTCGTCACCGGCGAAACCATTGCGGAGGCGTTAGCCAATGCCCGTAAGCTGGAAGAGAAAGGTTTCCGTTACTCATACGATATGCTGGGCGAAGCCGCGCTAACCGCAGCGGACGCGCAGGCGTATATGGTCTCTTATCAGCAGGCTATCCACGCGATTGGTAAAGCCTCTAACGGACGCGGTATCTACGAAGGCCCGGGGATCTCAATTAAGCTTTCCGCCCTACACCCGCGTTACAGCCGCGCGCAGTATGACCGCGTGATGGACGAACTTTACCCGCGCCTGAAATCCCTGACGCTGCTGGCACGCCAGTACGATATTGGTATTAACATCGATGCCGAAGAGGCCGATCGTCTGGAGATCTCCCTCGATCTGCTGGAAAAACTCTGTTTCGAGCCAGAACTGGCAGGCTGGAACGGCATCGGTTTTGTTATTCAGGCTTATCAGAAACGCTGCCCGATGGTAATTGATTACCTGATTGATCTGGCGACCCGTAGCCGTCGCCGCCTGATGATTCGTCTGGTGAAAGGCGCGTACTGGGACAGTGAAATCAAGCGAGCACAGATGGACGGCCTTGAAGGCTATCCGGTTTATACCCGCAAGGTGTACACCGATGTTTCTTATCTCGCCTGTGCGAAAAAGCTGCTGGCGGTGCCGAATTTAATCTACCCGCAGTTCGCGACACACAACGCCCACACGCTGGCGGCGATTTATCAACTGGCGGGACAGAACTACTATCCGGGTCAGTATGAGTTCCAGTGCCTGCATGGTATGGGCGAGCCGCTGTATGAGCAGATCACCGGGAAAGTTGCCGACGGCAAACTTAACCGTCCGTGTCGTATTTATGCGCCGGTTGGCACACATGAGACGCTGCTGGCGTATCTGGTGCGTCGTCTGCTGGAAAACGGTGCTAATACCTCGTTCGTTAACCGCATTGCCGACACCTCTCTGCCACTGGATGAACTGGTTGCCGATCCGGTCGCTGCCGTAGAAAAAATAGCGCAGCAGGAAGGGCAAACCGGATTACCGCATCCGAAAATTCCCCTGCCGCGCGATCTCTACGGTCACGGGCGCGACAACTCGGCAGGGTTAGATCTCGCCAA
It includes:
- the putP gene encoding sodium/proline symporter PutP, whose amino-acid sequence is MAISTPMLVTFCVYIFGMILIGFIAWRSTKNFDDYILGGRSLGPFVTALSAGASDMSGWLLMGLPGAVFLSGISESWIAIGLTLGAWINWKLVAGRLRVHTEYNNNALTLPDYFTGRFEDKSRILRIISALVILLFFTIYCASGIVAGARLFESTFGMSYETALWAGAAATILYTFIGGFLAVSWTDTVQASLMIFALILTPVIVIISVGGFGDSLEVIKQKSIENVDMLKGLNFVAIISLMGWGLGYFGQPHILARFMAADSHHSIVHARRISMTWMILCLAGAVAVGFFGIAYFNDHPAVAGAVNQNAERVFIELAQILFNPWIAGILLSAILAAVMSTLSCQLLVCSSAITEDLYKAFLRKHASQKELVWVGRVMVLVVALVAIALAANPENRVLGLVSYAWAGFGAAFGPVVLFSVMWSRMTRNGALAGMIIGALTVIVWKQFGWLGLYEIIPGFIFGSIGIVVFSLLGKAPSAAMQKRFAEADAHYHSAPPSRLQES